A stretch of Besnoitia besnoiti strain Bb-Ger1 chromosome V, whole genome shotgun sequence DNA encodes these proteins:
- a CDS encoding putative bud site selection protein (encoded by transcript BESB_060390), with the protein MGRRQKAKTNAGNRKLKRGERDLKRRGKDIDQVHADLKKGSVELPVDEDLPGKGQFYCISCARYFISESALEIHTRTKTHKRRLVIAQETPWSQEEAEAAAK; encoded by the exons ATGGGGCGCCGCCAGAAGGCCAAGACTAACGCGGGAAACAGAAAGCTCAAGAGGGGCGAGCGGGACTTGAAGCGTCGTGGCAAAGACATCGATCAAG TCCATGCGGATCTCAAAAAAGGATCAGTTGAATTGCCCGTTGACGAGGACCTGCCGGGCAAGGGTCAGTTTTACTGCATATCGTGCGCGCGCTACTTCATCAGCGAGTCCGCGCTGGAGATCCACacgcggacgaagacgcaCAAGCGGCGGTTAGTTAtcgcgcaggagacgcccTGGAGCCAAGAGGaagctgaagcagctgcgaaaTGA
- a CDS encoding hypothetical protein (encoded by transcript BESB_060400): MQSCEDLFAGPTAVSAAPDDPKPNGEESDQDTSDCANVPEFSMDEFKQQPDVSLVYTGAAAFPPTSMFRTVGLVRFVRVFGVPIVASGSIGDSALSHVASIFADFLDNDRDGEPDNEEVVKSMRSYIVVLGFTKDSEESTEIWSKRLEQEQARPFRDQYNCNLRFFELWRSDINPKWHVKRREYLANLKDQDFAPSSDSSKRRKQCEDFRSESFDWPVWYFPFTISYYGFLDLLEESQLKALEGAMKKAKELRKFDSNYGDDPEMEKGDFFAWSVLTRIGGTQCHCDASDVGATWKVCTPEEFASLFDEWNEILDGLKGIPQNIYEDMYSTPALAGA, from the coding sequence ATGCAAAGCTGCGAGGACCTGTTCGCAGGTCCTACTGCCGTTTCAGCGGCTCCAGATGACCCTAAGCCAAACGGGGAGGAATCGGATCAGGATACCAGCGATTGCGCAAACGTGCCAGAGTTTTCCATGGACGAGTTCAAGCAGCAACCGGACGTTTCGCTCGTGTACACTGGTGCCGCCGCGTTTCCACCAACAAGCATGTTTCGCACTGTTGGACTTGTTCGCTTCGTCCGAGTCTTTGGCGTGCCGATCGTTGCTTCCGGCTCTATCGGCGATTCTGCGCTCTCTCATGTGGCAAGCATTTTCGCTGACTTCCTCGACAATGACAGGGACGGTGAACCCGATAACGAAGAGGTCGTGAAGTCGATGCGATCTTATATTGTTGTGCTTGGGTTCACGAAAGATTCTGAAGAGTCGACTGAAATCTGGTCAAAGCGTCTAGAACAGGAGCAAGCCAGACCGTTTCGCGACCAGTACAATTGCAATCTGCGTTTCTTCGAGTTGTGGAGGTCAGACATTAATCCCAAGTGGCACGTCAAGAGACGCGAATATTTGGCAAATCTCAAAGATCAAGATTTCGCGCCGTCTTCAGATTCCTCGAAACGGCGCAAACAGTGTGAGGACTTTCGCTCGGAATCATTCGACTGGCCCGTGTGGTACTTCCCATTTACTATATCCTACTATGGATTCCTCGATCTGCTGGAAGAAAGTCAGCTTAAGGCCCTGGAAGGTGCAATgaagaaagcgaaagaaCTGCGGAAGTTTGACAGCAACTATGGCGACGATCCAGAAATGGAGAAAGGCGACTTCTTCGCCTGGTCTGTGCTAACGCGAATCGGCGGAACGCAGTGCCACTGCGATGCCAGCGATGTCGGAGCCACATGGAAAGTTTGTACTCCTGAGGAATTTGCGTCGCTTTTCGACGAATGGAACGAAATTCTTGACGGACTCAAAGGCATTCCGCAAAATATCTACGAAGACATGTATTCCACCCCGGCTCTCGCGGGGGCATGA
- a CDS encoding alveolin domain containing intermediate filament IMC9 (encoded by transcript BESB_060410) produces MEDAASLASLSLQSPAGVPPMLRHCPSAEMSLSQSSGPASPPRLGGELRARTGPPSVSSTVAVSRRPTESQTSPLSAPYAEPSLTSLFPSPSSDFLSPVLQPAAHPPAVRGLRLQGTTSSAHSRQASNGTRRLGLEPQACPSLAPAHAKREPFVGALDTRALSSRGDAARSQNPRPEQGTGAPHAPAPRPASPLSSRFTSCLPEKKALAAPANELPLAPHATLAHASQPLPSLSGFTAAAPSPSSEAFAGFAAPSLASILAAPGPGAGATAGFAAGLSRASGGAVVRAEAERDLRGGRAEREQRAALPAGAHCRGHELISTQDAPSTQRPAAAASSLSCASACCGSQSDDDASARDVALVTSQSGERLAGDAALAVGSSRSASPLLRSSRQLDALSQVYIPDSLRCEPQVVEKVITVPRVIYEEKITEVPQVVMRERVVEVPQVVRKEKVVQVPKIEVKEKIVEVPVVKYVDKVVEVPHCVVEQKIVSVDEVIRQEKIVHVPKIEVVERIIKTPKIVQVEKIIEVPRIEYREVEVEKIVEVPKVEIKYVEREVPVPQKVIRHVPVDKIVHVRQKKFVEKIVKVPVPRYIEVPKYIEQPVPREKFVRVEKKIERKVPTPQPQETYQEVEKPIYVTKYIERPVPVPTERIVEEHVPVEVPREVVVEKPYDVVRRVEKPVEVAVPFVSGDPLILTPAGYVPFQEFARKTQALTPQEKLFYERQSESFLNRISSSGAATLSPRPPAMSVRPTTVSPRPTTAVATGPGPQPAAPGGPPSGVVESSRGDQAWHPHSVTPGFAPPVAALSQASQQSAYPFSPLNSPSGYSGSQPHPSQRVD; encoded by the exons atggaGGATGCGGCTTCGCTGGCCTCTCTTAGCCTGCAGTCCCCAGCCGGCGTTCCGCCGATGCTTCGGCACTGTCCGTCGGCCGAGATGAGTTTGTCACAGAGCTCAGgtccggcgtctccgccccgcctcggcggcgagtTGCGTGCGCGAACCGGCccgccgtctgtctcctcgacAGTCGCCGTGTCGCGCAGACCGACGGAGTCTCAGACttcgccgctgtctgcgccgTACGCGGAGCCCTCGCTCACGTCGCTCTTcccctctccgtcctctgATTTCCTCTCGCCTGTGCTCCAGCCCGCGGCGCACCCGCCTGCGGTCCGgggcctgcggctgcaggggACGACCAGCAGCGCGCACAGTCGCCAGGCGTCGAAcgggacgcggcggctgggtCTGGAGCCTCAAGCGTGtccgtcgctcgcgcccgcgcacgcCAAGCGCGAGCCGTTTGTCGGCGCGCTGGACACCCGCGCGCtcagctcgcgcggcgacgcagctcgcTCGCAGAATCCGCGTCCGGAGCAAGGGACAGGCGCGCCACACGCGCCGGCCCCTCgccccgcgtctccgctttcgTCGCGTTTCACCTCCTGCCTgccggagaagaaggcgctggcggcgccggcaaacgagcttcctctcgcgccacACGCGACGCTCGCGCACGCTTCGCAACCCCTGCCGTCGCTGAGTGGGTTcaccgctgcggcgccttcgccgtcgtcggaggccttcgcgggcttcgctgcgccgagTCTCGCCTCCATCCTCGCGGCTCCGGGGCCTGGCGCAGGGGCCACCGCGGGGTTTGCTGCAGGCCTCAGTcgagcgagcggaggcgccgtagtgcgcgccgaggcggagagggacctccgcggggggagggcggagcgcgagcagagagcggcgcttcCAGCCGGCGCTCACTGCCGCGGCCACGAACTGATCTCCACGCAGGATGCGCCGTCGACCCagcggcccgccgccgcagcctcgtcgcTTTCGTGCGCCTCGGCCTGCTGCGGAAGCCAgtccgacgacgacgcctcggcgcgggACGTCGCGCTGGTGACTTCGCAGAGCGgggagcgcctcgcgggcgacgcggcgctcgctgtggggtcgtcgcgctccgcctccccGCTGCTGAGGAGCAGCAGACAGCTcgacgcgctgtcgcagGTCTACATCCCCGACAGTCTCCGCTGCGAACCGCAAGTCGTG GAAAAAGTGATAACGGTTCCGCGAGTGATTTACGAGGAGAAAATCACTGAAGTGCCGCAGGTCGTCATGCGTGAGCGCGTCGTGGAAGTTCCGCAGGTCGTTCGGAAAGAAAAAGTCGTTCAAGTCCCGAAAATCGAAGTCAAG GAGAAAATTGTCGAGGTGCCTGTCGTTAAGTACGTTGACAAGGTCGTCGAGGTTCCGCACTGCGTCGTTGAACAGAAAATCGTCTCTGTCGACGAAGTTATTCGTCAAGAGAAGATTGTTCACGTTCCCAAGATTGAGGTGGTAGAGCGCATCATCAAAACGCCAAAGATTGTGCAAGTGGAAAAGATTATCGAAGTCCCGCGAATCGAATACAGAGAG GTGGAAGTCGAGAAGATTGTAGAAGTGCCCAAAGTCGAAATCAAATACGTCGAGCGCGAAGTCCCCGTTCCGCAGAAAGTTATTCGCCACGTGCCCGTGGATAAAATCGTCCACGTGCGGCAGAAGAAG TTCGTCGAAAAGATTGTGAAAGTACCGGTGCCGCGCTATATCGAAGTCCCAAAGTACATCGAACAGCCTGTCCCGCGAGAAAAGTTTGTCCGCGTTGAAAAGAAAATCGAACG GAAAGTCCCCACCCCCCAGCCACAAGAGACCTACCAGGAGGTTGAGAAACCGATCTACGTCACTAA GTACATCGAGAGGCCAGTTCCCGTTCCGACGGAGAGAATCGTAGAAGAGCACGTGCCTGTGGAG GTCCCGCGAGAAGTGGTCGTCGAGAAGCCGTACGATGTCGTTCGGCGGGTCGAGAAGCCCGTCGAGGTCGCGGTCCCTTTTGTCTCCGGGGACCCGCTGATTCTAACTCCCGCGGGTTACGTGCCTTTCCAAGAATTCGCGCGGAAAACGCAAGCTTTGACTCCACAAGAGAAACTTTTTTACGAGAGACAGTCCGAGTCTTTCCTCAACCGCATCTCCTCAAGCGGAGCTGCCACCCTgtccccgcgcccgccggccaTGTCGGTCCGCCCTACGAccgtgtctccgcgccctaCGACCGCGGTTGCAACGGGCCCTGGACCCCAACCGGCTGCGCCGGGCGGACCCCCGTCGGGAGTCGTCGAGAGCTCACGAGGA gaCCAAGCTTGGCACCCCCACTCGGTAACTCCTGGATTTGCGCCTCCCGTTGCCGCGCTGTCGCAAGCGTCGCAGCAGTCCGCGTATCCGTTCTCACCTCTCAACTCGCCGAGCGGGTATTCTGGGTCGCAGCCTCACCCGTCGCAACGCGTCGACTGA